The genomic DNA GCCGTCATAGCCGCGGCGGCCGTCCCAGACGAAGCGGCTGGTATAGGCGGGCGGGCCGCAGGCCGAGAGCAGCAGCAGGAGCGGCAGCAGGGAGAGCGCGCGTTTCGCCATGGGCCTTCCTGATGAGCCTCCCCCAACGGTTCATCCCGATGCCTTCCCTCCGGGGGCCGGGCAGCGGGAAGGGCTATAGCGGGGGAATGGCTTCGGAAGGGTTGCGGCGGGGCCACATCCCACAGGCGACGACTCGCTCCCCCTCGGCGCCCATCCTCCTCCCCATGGGCCGGGATCGCGGCATCAACAAGGCGTGCCGGATGGCACGGGGGGAGCAAGGCGGCGCGGGTGCGGAGGCGGAACGGTGGGACGGCGTGACCGGCAGGACACGGGCGCGCCGGGGCAGGATGCGAAAACCGGGCTTTGCGCGCGGGGCCTGCTGAAACCGGGGGGCGCCAGGGCCATTTGCCTGTCGAGATGAACACATCCCCTTCCACCGCCCTCACCGCCGCGCCGCTCACCCTCGAGGCCCGCGCCGAACTGGCCGGGGCCGTGCGGATCCTGGAGAACCCCTCCCTCGCCGCCCGCATGGCGGCGATGGCGGGCACCCCCATTTCCGCGCTGAAGCGCCGGCTGCCGGATTTCGTGCAATCGGGCGTGGACGGCGCCGTGCGGCGGGCGATCGAGGCTGCCTGGAAGGCGGCGCTGCGCTCGAAGCCCGGGCGGGCGCCGCACGGGCTGACGCCCGACTGGCTGCATCGCGGGCTGGCGGCCGCCTCCGGCGTGGCGGGCGGGGCCTTCGGCCTGGCGGGGACGCTGACGGAACTGCCGGTCACCACCACCATCCTGCTGCGCCAGATCGCCTCCGAGGCGGCGGAGCAGGGCGAGGACCTCACCGACCCGATGGTGCAGGCGGAGTGCCTGAAGGTCTTCGCCCTGGGCAGCGAGGATCTGGACGAGGACCCGACCCAGAGCAGCTATTTCGCCGCGCGCATCGCCCTGGCGCAGGTGCTGCCGAACGCGGTGACCAACCTGGGCGCGGCGGTGATGCCGGGCTTCCTGGCGCGGATCGCCGGGCGCTTCGCCGCCGCGGTGGGTCTGAAGCTCTCGGCCCAGGCCGTGCCGGTGCTGGGGGCGGCGGCCGGGGCGGCGATCAACCTGTCCTTCCTGGAGCATTTCCGGAACGTGGCGCGGGCGCATTTCACCGTGCGGCGGCTGGAACGGGCGCATGGGCCCTCCACGGTGCGGGAGGCCTATGAGGCCCTGCGGGACGCGCGCATGGCGGCCTGAGGGCGGACGGCGCGCCGGGGCGGATACCCCCCGGCCTGGCCTGAGCGGCCCTCGATGGATGGGGCGGCGTGGCGCTTCCAGCGGCGGGCGGGTTGGGGCAGGCTGGGGCGGTGAAGATCATCGACCGCCGCTTCCTCGTCATGCTGGCGCTCGGCTTTTCCGCCGGGCTGCCCTTTCCGCTGACCGCCTTCGTCCTTCGCCAGTGGATGGCCGAGGCGCAGGTGGACCTGACCGCCATCGGGCTGACGGCACTGATCGGCCTGTCCTATTCGCTGAAGTTCCTGTGGTCGCCGCTGCTGGACCAGGGGGCGCCGCCGCTGTTCCGCCGCTGGGGGCAGCGCCGGGGCTGGCTGGGGACGATCCAGCCGCTGCTGGCGCTGGCCATCATGGGGGTGGGGCTGACCGACCCGGTGGCGCATCCGGGCTGGATGGCCGGGCTCGCGGTGCTGGTGGCCTTCCTGTCCGCCTCCCAGGACATCGTCATCGACGCCTACCGCATCGAGGTGCTGGAGGAGACGCAGCAGGGCTATGGCCTCGCCTGCTATGTCTGGGGCTATCGCGGCGCGCTGCTGGTGGCGGGGGCCGGGGCGCTGGCCACGGTGGGCTTCGCGGGCTGGGCGGGGGCCTATGCGATGTGCGCCGCGCTGATCCTGATGGTGGGCTTCGTCGCCACCGCCTTCGCGCCGCGCCCGGTGGAAGCGGCCCCGCGGGCGCTGCACTGGGCCGGGCGGATGCGCGCGGGGATGGTGGACCCGTTCCTGGACTTCATGCGGCGGCCGGCCTGGCCGGCGATCCTGGGCTTCGTCTCGCTCTACAAGCTGGGCGAGGCGCTGGCGCATGTGATGACCACGCCCTTCTACCGGGAGCTCGGCTTCTCGCGCCTCGACGTGGCGCAGGTCTCCTCGGTCTTCGGCCTCTTCGCGACGCTGCTGGGCGCGCTGGCGGGCGGCTGGCTGATCCGGCGCATCGGCGTGGCGAAGGCGCTGGTGATCACCGGGCTGGGGCAGATGCTGTCGAACCTGATGTATGTCGCGCTGGCGCGGGCCGGGCACGACATGGGGATGCTGTGGCTGCAGGTGGGGGTGGAGAACGTGACCGGCGGCCTCGCCGACGCGGCCTTCCTCACCTATCTCGGCAGCCTGACCCGGCGCTCCTTCACCGCGACCCAGTATGCCCTGCTGTCCTCGCTGGCGGCCCTGCCGCTGCACACGATCGGCGGCTCCTCCGGCTGGCTCGCCGCGCGGCTGGGCTGGGAGAATTTCTTCATCATGACCACCCTGGCCGCGCTGCCGGCCATGGTGCTGATGCTCTATCTGCTGCGGCGCCTGCCACCGGCGCCGAAGGTCGCGGTGGCGGAAGCGGCGGAATAGCGCGGCGGCCCCGCTGGATGCCGTCAGCCCGCGAGCAGGAAATCCAGCAGCACCCGGTTGAAGGGCTCCGGCTGTTCCACGGTGAAGGCGTGGCCGCCGTGTTCCGCGAGCCAGAGCCGGGCATCGGGCAGGGCTTCGGCGAGGCGGCGGGAGGCGGTCCAGGGCACCAGCAGGTCGTCGCGGGAGGCGGCGACCAGGGTGGGCGCGGCGATGCCGGGCAGGTCGGCGCGCGCGTCGAAGGCGCGGAGGGCGGCGATGCGGCGGCGGAGGTTGTGTTCGCCCTGGAAGCCCGCGACGCCCCGGGCGATCTCGGCGTCCAGCTTGTCGGCATGGTCCGCCATGTAGGGGGCGGTGTGCAGGAAGAGGGGCTGGGCCGCGACATAGGCGGCGGGGCCCTGGGCTTCGAGGATGCCGAGGCGGATGTCGAAGCAGCGTTCGGTGTGCGGCTCGGCCTTCGCCCAGGCATTGACGGCGACGAGGCGGCCGAGGCGCGCGGGATGGCGGCGGGCGAGTTCGAGGCCGACGAGGCCGCCCAGGGCATGGCCCAGGACATGGGCGCGGGCGATGCCGGCGGCGTCGAGGACCCGCGCCACGTCATCGGCCATGTCGGCGATGGCGTAGGCATCCGGCAGGGGCCCGGCGTTGCGGCCGGTGCCGCGCTGGTCGAAGGCGACGACCTGGAAATGCTCCTCCAGCGCGGCGCGCTGCGGCGCCCAGAAGCTGGCGAGGCCGCCGAGGCCGGCGGAAAGGACCACGGCCTCCGCGCCGGGCCTGCCCGTGATCTCGTAGGCGATCTCGTAGATGATCTCGTGACGGGGTGTGGTCACGCGGGGTGGCCGATATGGGCCACGCTGGCGATCTCCACCAGCGCGTCGGGCTTCACCAGCCCGCACTGGACGCAGTAGCGGGCGGGTTTGTCGCCGGGGAAGTATTCCGCATAGACGGCATTGATGGCGCCGTAATTCGCCCAGTCGGTGAGGAAGATGTGGTTCATGGCGATGTCGGCCATGGTGCCGCCGGCGGCCTCGACCACGCCCTTGATGGTTTCCAGCACATGGCGCGCCTGGGCGGCGGCGTCGCCGACATGGACCACGTTGTTGTCCTTGTCGAAGGGCAGCGTGCCGGAGACGTAGAGCACGCCATGGGCCATGGCGCCGGGGGAATAGGGCGCCAGCGGCTTGCCGGACCCGGCGGGGACGACGGATTTGATGGGCATGGGGCGGGCTTCCTCGTTCCGGATGGCCGATCGGGCGAAGGATGCTTGGCAAGCCGCATGCCACGGGCAGCGCGGGGATGGGCCCGGCCGGGTTCAGCGTCCGGTCCGGGCCTCCTCCGTATCCTCCGCCGCACGCGCGTCCTCGGCGGCGCGCATGGCGGCCTCGGCCTCGGGGTTGAGGGCCTGGCCGGCGCGGCGCGGCGGGGTGAGCGGGCCAGGGACGGGGCGGTTGCCGTACATCAGCTCCCGCCCCGCGAACAGCCCGTCGCAGAGCTGGATGTCCAGGCGCTGGCGGTCGCGGCGACGGACCTCGTCGGTGATCTCGGCGGCCTCCTCCTCCGGCACGTCGAGCCCCTCCAGCGCGGCATGGCCCATGGCGAGGGCGCCGTGGAAGGTCTCGCGGACCTCGAAGGCCACGTCGCGCTTGATGAGATCCAGCGTATGGCCGCGGTCATAGGCGCGGACATAGAGCTTCGCCTGCGGGAATTCCTCCTGCGCCAGGGTGACGATGCGGTCGGTGGTGGCGCGGTCGGCGGTGCAGACCAGGATGGCGCGGGCACGGCCGGCGCCGGAGGTGCGCAGCACGTCGAGGCGGGTGCCGTCGCCGTAATAGACCTGGAAGCCGAAGCGGGCGGCGGCGCGGATCATCTCCACATCGGTCTCGATGGTGGAGACGGTGAAGCCGCGCGCCAGCAGGGCCTGGCTGGCCATCTGGCCGAAGCGGCCGAAGCCGATGATCAGGGCGTCGCCATGCAGGGATTCGGCACGCTCGATGCCCTCCATCGAGGGCGCGGCGCGGTCCGGCCATCTCTCCGCCAGCAGCACGGCGAGCGGGGTGAGCGCCATGGAGATGATGACCGTGGCGGTGAGCATGGCACCGGTGCGGGCATCGACCAGCCCGGCGCCGCCGGCGGCGGCGTAGAGGACGAAGGCGAACTCGCCGCCCTGGGCGAGCACGGCGGCGCGGCGCACGGCCTCCCGCGTCCCGGCGCCGAAGAGGCGGGCAACGAGGAAGACCATGGCGGACTTGGCCAGCATCAGCAGCACCACGCCGGACAGGATCAGCAGCCCGTCGCTGCGCAGCACGCCGAGGTCGAGGCTCATGCCGACGCCCATGAAGAAGAGGCCGAGCAGGATGCCGCGGAAGGGCTCGATGTCCGTTTCGAGCTGGTGGCGGAAGGTGGATTCCGAGAGCAGCACGCCGGCCAGGAAGGCGCCCATGGCCATGGAAAGGCCGCCGAGCTCCATGGCCAGCGCGGCGCCGAGGACGACGAGCAGGGCGGCGGCGGTCATCACTTCTCGCGCCCCGGCGCGGGCGAGCAGGGCGAACATCGGGTTGAGCAGCCAGCGGCCGGCGGCGACCAGGGCGGCGAGCGAGAGCAGGGCGAGGCCGATGGAGACCCAGCGCGAGCCTTCCGCCTCGTGCCCCGGGGCGAGGATCGCGACCAGGGCGAGGAGCGGCACGATGGCCAGGTCCTCCAGCAACAGGATGGAGACGATGCGCTGCCCGGCGGGGGTGGAGACCTCGCCCTTCTCCTCCAGCACCTGCATGGCGATGGCGGTGGAGGACAGGACGAAGCCCATGGCGGCCACGAAGGCCACGGCGGGCGCGAAGCCGGCCAGCCAGAGGATGGCGGTGAGCACGGCGCCGCAGGCGCAGACCTGGGCGACGCCGAGGCCGAAGATCTCCCGCCGCAGGCTCCAGAGGCGGGAGGGCTGCATCTCCAACCCGATGATGAAGAGGAACATGACCACGCCGAGTTCGGCGATGTGCAGCACGGCGCCCGGTTCCGCGACCAGGCGCAGGCCGAAGGGGCCGATGGCGAGGCCGGCGGCGAGGTAGCCGAGCACGGAGCCCAGGCCCAGGCGGCGGAAGACGGGGACCGCCACCACCGCCGCCCCGAGCAGGATCACGACCGGGGCGAGATCCGTGACGTAGCCTTCTTCCGCCGCCATCCGCGCGCCCTTTCCTGCCGGTGCGGGGCGGAGCTTAGGCGTTCGGGGGCGGTGGCGGCCAGGGCGGTGGCGGAAGCCGCCATCCGCAGGTCAGTGGCGCAGGTCGGCCTCGACCGGTCGGCGGCTGGTGGCGAAGGCGGGCAGCAGGGCGGCGAGCAGGCCGAGGGCCCCGGCCACGCCCGGCAGCAACAGGTCCTCCCAGCCCGGGCGGATGCCCAGGCTGAAGGACAGGTCGGGCGCGGCCAGCCGGGCGAGCAGGAAGGCGAGGCCCAGGCCCAGCCCCAGCCCGGCGATCGCCCCGGCGCAGAGGATCACGCCCATCTCCACCCAGACGGTGGCCAGCACATAGAGGGGTGGCGCGCCGATCGCCCGCAGCGTGGCGAAATCCCGCCGCCGCGTGGCCAGCAGGGCGGAGAGCGAGAGGAACACCGCCAGCAGCACCAGCACCGTGGAGGCCCAGGCCATCCCGCCCATCAGGTCGCGCACATCGCCCAGCACGCGCAGCAGCGGCACCAGGACCTCCGCCGGGAAGACCGCCGTGCTGTCCGGCCCGCGCAGGGCGGAGCGCAGGCGGTAGGCATCGGCCACCCCCACCGGGGCGACCACGACCGCCGGCACGCCGGGCGGATCGGTCCAGGGAGTGCCCAGCTTCTCCTCCGCCGCCGGGTCCTCGCCATGGCCGTTGCCGAGGCCGTGCAGTTCCCAGACGCTCTCGACCGGCACCAGGATGGCGCGGTCCCAGGCATTGCCCTGCGGCGGCAACCGGCCGACCACCCGGTAGTGGCTGTGCTCGTGGCCATGCCCCTCCGCCTCGTCCGGATCGACATGGCGGCCATGGCCGGGGGTGAATTCCTCGCCGGAGCGCAGCGGCACGGCGGCGCCCACCACCGCCTCGAAATGTTCGGCGAAGAGCCGGCCCTCGGCCAGGGGGCGGCGCCCGCCGCGGGTGACGAAGGGCCCGGTGACGCCCACGACGGGGTTGCCGCGCCAGTTGTCGCCGAAGCCGATCGGCGAGAACCAGGCGATGCCCTTCTCCGCCTGGAGGCGCCGCAGCACCGTGCCGGGCATCAGCGGGACGGCGTCGGGGCGCAGGAAGACGGCGGCGAGGACAAGCTGCGTCGGGCTGCCCGGGGCGCCGACGATCAGGTCGAAGCCGGAGACGGCACGGATGGAGCCGGCCTGCACGCCGCGTTCCACCGCCCCCACCGCCACGCCCAGCGCGACGGAAAGGGCGACCAGCAGGGAGAGCGCGGCCGCCGTCCAGGGCCGGCGGCGCAGCGACGCCAGGGCGACGGGCCAGGGATTCATCATGGCCGCTTCACCGCGCGCGATTCATCGGAGGTGCGGTCCGTCACGGGAGGAGGAGGGCCCCGCCCTCGATCCGGCCGCGCCGTTCCAGCCGGTCCAGCAGGCGCGGGTCGTGGCTGGCGACCAGCAGGGTGGCGCCTGCCTCCGCCGCCAGGTCCAGCAGCAGCGTGGCGACCGTGGCGGCGGCGGCATCGTCCAGGCTGGCAGTGGGCTCGTCGGCGACCAGCACCGCGGGGCGGCCGAGCAGGGCGCGGGCCAGGGCGACACGCTGCCGCTCCCCCCGGCTGAGCGCGGCGACGGGCCGGTGCCCGGCGGGCAGGCCCAGCCGGTGGAGCAGCGCCTCGGCGGCCGCGGCCTCCTCTGCCGTGGGGGCCCAGCGGGTGAAGCGGACGGGCAGCAGCACGTTGCCCAGCGCGTCCAGCCCGTCGATCAGGTGGAATTCCTGGAAGACCATGCCGACATGGCGCCGCCGCCAGGCGTCGCGGCCGGCGGGCGGCAGGGCGGTCAGATCCGTCCCGCCCCAGGCGATGCGGCCGGCGAGCGGCAGGGCGATGCCGGTCAGGGCGTGCAGCAGGGTGGTCTTGCCGGACCCCGACGGGCCGGCGATGCCCAGGCTGGCCCCGGCCGGCAGGTCCAGGGCGGGGATCTCCAGCAGCCGCCGCGGCGCCGCGCCGCGCTCGGCCACGCCCAGCACCAGCCCGCGCACGGACAGCGCGCTTGCGGCGGCGGGGCGGGCGGCGGGAGCGGCGAGGCGGTCGGGCAGGCTTTCAGGCACGGGCGAATTCCGCGTCGCGCAGGCGGAGCTGGCTGACGAAGCCGGATTCCGGATCGGTCCAGGAGCCGGTTTCCAGCCGGCCCGTCACCTCGATCCGTTCCGAGGGATCGAGCGGCAGGGCACGGCGGCGCAGGTAGACCACCAGGATGTCGGGGGGCCATTCCGCGTCGGAGGAGCAGAAGGGACAGATCGACATCGGTTCGCGCGTCAGGACGAAGAAGATCGCCTCGGCGGAAAGCGGCGGGGCCATGTAGCCGCGCATGGAGACGAGCTGGCCGGCGAGGCGCTGCACCTTGTCGGAGAAGCGCAGGCCGGTGACGCTCCATGTGCCGTAGAGCTCGTCGAAGCCGATCCGCTCCGGCGCCGCATGGGCGGCACCCGGCAGAAGGAGGGCCGGCGCGCCGAACAGGGCGCGCCGGCCGATCATGTGGCTACTGGCCAAGCCCCAGCGCCTCGGCCATGCCGCGGAAGACGTAGGTGTTGTCCACGAAGCCGTGGAAGCGCTCGCTGCCCGGGCCCCAGGCACGGAGGATGCCGTCATCCACCGCGTGCACGCCGGTATCGGCGGTGCGCGGCAGGACGCCCTCGCGCCGCTGCGCGCCCGGCTGCTCGCAAAGCTTCTCGTTGGCGACGTAGATGTCGCCCTTCTTCACCGCCGGTACGCGCTGGCCGTCCAGGCTGGGGCGGAAGGTCTCGCAGTAGTCCGGCGTGGCGCTGTAGAAGACGGCCAGGCGGCGGCTGACGTCGATCCGGGTCGGATAGTGGTCGGCATCCGGCGGGGGGTAGTTCGGGAAGCCCGCATCCTGATAGACGCCGACCTTGTCGCGCATCAGCGGGCCGGGCTTGTTGTCGTCCACCGTGCCCATGATCGACATGCCGTGGGTGTGGTCCGGCACCACGACG from Roseomonas gilardii includes the following:
- a CDS encoding FtsX-like permease family protein yields the protein MMNPWPVALASLRRRPWTAAALSLLVALSVALGVAVGAVERGVQAGSIRAVSGFDLIVGAPGSPTQLVLAAVFLRPDAVPLMPGTVLRRLQAEKGIAWFSPIGFGDNWRGNPVVGVTGPFVTRGGRRPLAEGRLFAEHFEAVVGAAVPLRSGEEFTPGHGRHVDPDEAEGHGHEHSHYRVVGRLPPQGNAWDRAILVPVESVWELHGLGNGHGEDPAAEEKLGTPWTDPPGVPAVVVAPVGVADAYRLRSALRGPDSTAVFPAEVLVPLLRVLGDVRDLMGGMAWASTVLVLLAVFLSLSALLATRRRDFATLRAIGAPPLYVLATVWVEMGVILCAGAIAGLGLGLGLAFLLARLAAPDLSFSLGIRPGWEDLLLPGVAGALGLLAALLPAFATSRRPVEADLRH
- the rutD gene encoding pyrimidine utilization protein D, with the protein product MTTPRHEIIYEIAYEITGRPGAEAVVLSAGLGGLASFWAPQRAALEEHFQVVAFDQRGTGRNAGPLPDAYAIADMADDVARVLDAAGIARAHVLGHALGGLVGLELARRHPARLGRLVAVNAWAKAEPHTERCFDIRLGILEAQGPAAYVAAQPLFLHTAPYMADHADKLDAEIARGVAGFQGEHNLRRRIAALRAFDARADLPGIAAPTLVAASRDDLLVPWTASRRLAEALPDARLWLAEHGGHAFTVEQPEPFNRVLLDFLLAG
- a CDS encoding monovalent cation:proton antiporter-2 (CPA2) family protein → MAAEEGYVTDLAPVVILLGAAVVAVPVFRRLGLGSVLGYLAAGLAIGPFGLRLVAEPGAVLHIAELGVVMFLFIIGLEMQPSRLWSLRREIFGLGVAQVCACGAVLTAILWLAGFAPAVAFVAAMGFVLSSTAIAMQVLEEKGEVSTPAGQRIVSILLLEDLAIVPLLALVAILAPGHEAEGSRWVSIGLALLSLAALVAAGRWLLNPMFALLARAGAREVMTAAALLVVLGAALAMELGGLSMAMGAFLAGVLLSESTFRHQLETDIEPFRGILLGLFFMGVGMSLDLGVLRSDGLLILSGVVLLMLAKSAMVFLVARLFGAGTREAVRRAAVLAQGGEFAFVLYAAAGGAGLVDARTGAMLTATVIISMALTPLAVLLAERWPDRAAPSMEGIERAESLHGDALIIGFGRFGQMASQALLARGFTVSTIETDVEMIRAAARFGFQVYYGDGTRLDVLRTSGAGRARAILVCTADRATTDRIVTLAQEEFPQAKLYVRAYDRGHTLDLIKRDVAFEVRETFHGALAMGHAALEGLDVPEEEAAEITDEVRRRDRQRLDIQLCDGLFAGRELMYGNRPVPGPLTPPRRAGQALNPEAEAAMRAAEDARAAEDTEEARTGR
- a CDS encoding ABC transporter ATP-binding protein codes for the protein MPESLPDRLAAPAARPAAASALSVRGLVLGVAERGAAPRRLLEIPALDLPAGASLGIAGPSGSGKTTLLHALTGIALPLAGRIAWGGTDLTALPPAGRDAWRRRHVGMVFQEFHLIDGLDALGNVLLPVRFTRWAPTAEEAAAAEALLHRLGLPAGHRPVAALSRGERQRVALARALLGRPAVLVADEPTASLDDAAAATVATLLLDLAAEAGATLLVASHDPRLLDRLERRGRIEGGALLLP
- the rutC gene encoding pyrimidine utilization protein C — translated: MPIKSVVPAGSGKPLAPYSPGAMAHGVLYVSGTLPFDKDNNVVHVGDAAAQARHVLETIKGVVEAAGGTMADIAMNHIFLTDWANYGAINAVYAEYFPGDKPARYCVQCGLVKPDALVEIASVAHIGHPA
- a CDS encoding AmpG family muropeptide MFS transporter, translating into MALPAAGGLGQAGAVKIIDRRFLVMLALGFSAGLPFPLTAFVLRQWMAEAQVDLTAIGLTALIGLSYSLKFLWSPLLDQGAPPLFRRWGQRRGWLGTIQPLLALAIMGVGLTDPVAHPGWMAGLAVLVAFLSASQDIVIDAYRIEVLEETQQGYGLACYVWGYRGALLVAGAGALATVGFAGWAGAYAMCAALILMVGFVATAFAPRPVEAAPRALHWAGRMRAGMVDPFLDFMRRPAWPAILGFVSLYKLGEALAHVMTTPFYRELGFSRLDVAQVSSVFGLFATLLGALAGGWLIRRIGVAKALVITGLGQMLSNLMYVALARAGHDMGMLWLQVGVENVTGGLADAAFLTYLGSLTRRSFTATQYALLSSLAALPLHTIGGSSGWLAARLGWENFFIMTTLAALPAMVLMLYLLRRLPPAPKVAVAEAAE
- a CDS encoding EcsC family protein, producing the protein MNTSPSTALTAAPLTLEARAELAGAVRILENPSLAARMAAMAGTPISALKRRLPDFVQSGVDGAVRRAIEAAWKAALRSKPGRAPHGLTPDWLHRGLAAASGVAGGAFGLAGTLTELPVTTTILLRQIASEAAEQGEDLTDPMVQAECLKVFALGSEDLDEDPTQSSYFAARIALAQVLPNAVTNLGAAVMPGFLARIAGRFAAAVGLKLSAQAVPVLGAAAGAAINLSFLEHFRNVARAHFTVRRLERAHGPSTVREAYEALRDARMAA